From a region of the Tursiops truncatus isolate mTurTru1 chromosome 2, mTurTru1.mat.Y, whole genome shotgun sequence genome:
- the TP53BP1 gene encoding TP53-binding protein 1 isoform X8 codes for MSESMVETNDPMLGNEKGDSGAAPETGDQLCLRMKLVSPETEASEESLQFSLEKPATGERKNGSTAVAEAVTSPQKTMSAFSCVCEAPQEDEARSQDSPSVPIRGNLLHFPSTQDEEEKGKLEGDQRTSQSQQPMKPSSPIKDPASPTSLEMATQEPSSPQGEAMETDMPEGQKEGQNTSQEKSSEALIERPSQNNVGIQTIEHSLWVPETVSAATQTVKNVCEQGTSTVDQNSGKQDATVQTERGSGEKPVSAPGDDTESLHSQGEEEFDMPQPPHGHVLHRHMRTIREVRTLVTRVITDVYYVDGTEVERKVTEETEEPVVECQECETEVSPSQTGGSSGDLGDISSFSSKASSLHRTSSGTSLSAMHSSGSSGRGAGPLKGKTSGTEPADFALPSSRGGPGKLSPRKGVSQTGTPVCEEDGDAGLGIRQGGKAPVTPRGRGRRGRPPSRTTGTRETAVPGPLGIEDISPSMSPDDKSFTRIVPRVPDSTRRADMGAGALRRSDSPEIPFQTAAGPSDGLDASSPGNSFVGLRVVAKWSSNGYFYSGKITRDVGAGKYKLLFDDGYECDVLGKDILLCDPIPLDTEVTALSEDEYFSAGVVKGHRKESGELYYSIEKEGQRKWYKRMAVILSLEQGNRLREQYGLGPYEAVTPLTKAADISLDNLVEGKRKRRSNISSPATPTASSSSSTTPTRKITESPRASTGVPSGKRKLTTSEEERSPAKRGRKSATVKPGAVGAGEFVSPCESGDNMGEPSALEEQRGPLPLNKTLFLGYAFLLTMATTSDKLASRSKLPDGPTGSSEEEEEFLEIPPFNKQYTESQLRAGAGYILEDFNEAQCNTAYQCLLIADQHCRTRKYFLCLASGIPCVSHVWVHDSCHANQLQNYRNYLLPAGYSLEEQKILDWQPRENPFQNLKVLLVSDQQQNFLELWSEILMTGGAASVKQHHSSAHNKDIALGVFDVVVTDPSCPASVLKCAEALQLPVVSQEWVIQCLIVGQRIGFKQHPKYKHDYVSH; via the exons ATGTCTGAAAGCATGGTGGAGACCAACGACCCCATGCTtgggaatgaaaaaggagattcTGGGGCTGCCCCAGAAACGGGTGATCAATTGTGTCTGAGAATGAAATTGGTCAGTCCTGAGACTGAGGCGAGTGAAGAGTCTTTGCAGTTTAGTCTGGAAA agCCAGCAACtggtgaaagaaaaaatggatctACTGCTGTTGCTGAGGCTGTTACCAG TCCCCAGAAGACCATGTCTGCGTTTAGCTGTGTCTGTGAAGCCCCGCAAGAGGATGAGGCTCGAAGTCAGGATTCCCCCTCTGTACCCATCAG GGGGAACTTGCTGCATTTTCCAAGTACTCAAGatgaagaggagaagggaaaattAGAAGGTGACCAAAGGACCAGCCAGAGTCAACAGCCTATGAAGCCCAGTAGTCCTATCAAAGACCCTGCTTCTCCTACCTCCCTGGAGATGGCCACACAGGAGCCATCCAGTCCTCAAGGGGAAGCAATGGAGACAGATATGCCAGAAGGCCAGAAAGAAGGACAGAATACCAGTCAGGAAAAATCTAGTGAAGCCTTGATTGAAAGGCCCAGCCAAAATAACGTAGGAATCCAGACCATAGAGCATTCCCTCTGGGTCCCCGAAACTGTTTCAGCAGCAACTCAGACTGTAAAGAATGTGTGTGAACAAGGGACCAGTACAGTGGACCAGAACTCTGGAAAACAAGATGCCACAGTTCAGACTGAGAGGGGGAGTGGTGAGAAACCAGTCAGTGCTCCTGGGGATGATACAGAGTCACTCCATAGCCAG GGAGAGGAAGAGTTTGATATGCCTCAGCCCCCTCATGGCCATGTCTTGCATCGCCACATGAGAACAATTCGTGAGGTTCGCACACTTGTCACTCGTGTCATCACAGATGTGTATTATGTGGACGGAACAGAGGTAGAAAGAAAAGTAACTGAG GAGACTGAAGAGCCAGTTGTAGAGTGTCAGGAGTGTGAAACTGAAGTTTCCCCTTCACAGACTGGGGGCTCTTCAGGTGACCTGGGGGATATCAGCTCCTTCTCCTCCAAGGCATCCAGCTTACACCGCACGTCAAGTGGGACAAGTCTCTCAGCCATGCACAGCAGTGGCAGCTCAGGGAGAGGAGCCGGACCACTCAAAGGGAAAACCAGTGGGACAGAACCCGCAGATTTTGCCTTGCCCAGCTCCCGAGGAGGCCCAGGAAAACTGAG TCCTAGAAAAGGGGTCAGTCAGACAGGGACGCCAGTGTGTGAGGAGGATGGTGATGCGGGCCTTGGCATCAGACAGGGAGGGAAGGCTCCCGTCACGCCTCGTGGGCGCGGGCGAAGGGGCCGCCCGCCTTCTCGGACCACTGGAACCAG GGAAACAGCTGTGCCTGGCCCCTTGGGCATAGAGGACATTTCACCCAGCATGTCGCCAGATGATAAATCCTTCACCCGTATTGTGCCCCGCGTGCCAGACTCCACCAGACGAGCAGACATGGGTGCTGGTGCTTTGCGTCGAAGCGACTCTCCAGAGATTCCTTTCCAGACTGCTGCTGGCCCTTCTGATGGCTTAGATGCCTCCTCTCCAGGGAACAGCTTTGTAGGGCTCCGTGTTGTAGCCAAGTGGTCATCCAATGGCTATTTTTACTCTGGAAAAATCACACGAGATGTTGGAGCTGGGAAGTATAAATTGCTCTTTGATGATGGGTATGAGTGTGATGTGTTGGGCAAAGACATTCTGCTGTGTGACCCCATCCCACTGGACACAGAAGTGACAGCCCTTTCGGAGGATGAGTATTTCAGTGCAG GAGTGGTGAAAGGGCATAGGAAGGAGTCTGGAGAGCTGTACTACAGCATTGAAAAAGAAGGCCAAAGGAAGTGGTATAAGCGCATGGCTGTCATCTTGTCCTTGGAGCAAGGAAACAGACTGAGAGAGCAGTACGGCCTAGGCCCATATGAGGCAGTGACGCCCCTCACCAAGGCAGCAGATATCAGCTTAG ACAATTTGGTGGAAGGGAAACGGAAGCGGCGAAGTAACATCAGCTCCCCTGCCACCCCCACTGCCTCCAGCAGCAGCAGTACAACCCCTACCCGAAAGATCACAGAAAGCCCTCGTGCCTCCACCGGAGTTCCCTCAGGCAAAAGAAAACTTACCACTTCTGAGGAGGAACGGTCCCCTGCCAAGCGAGGCCGGAAATCTGCCACTGTGAAACCTG GTGCAGTGGGGGCAGGAGAGTTTGTGAGCCCCTGTGAGAGTGGagacaacatgggtgaaccctCTGCCCTGGAAGAGCAGAGAGGGCCTCTGCCCCTCAACAAGACCTTGTTTCTGGGCTATGCCTTTCTCCTCACCATGGCCACAACAAGCGACAAGTTGGCTAGCCGCTCCAAATTGCCAGATGGTCCTACAGGAAGcagtgaggaagaggagg AATTTTTAGAAATTCCTCCTTTCAACAAGCAATACACAGAATCCCAGCTTCGAGCAGGAGCTGGCTATATTCTCGAAGACTTCAATGAAGCCCAG TGTAATACAGCCTACCAGTGTCTCCTAATTGCGGATCAGCATTGTCGAACCCGGAAGTACTTCCTGTGCCTTGCCAGTGGGATTCCTTGTGTGTCTCATGTCTGGGTCCATGATAGTTGCCATGCCAACCAGCTCCAGAATTACCGCAATTATCTGCTGCCAGCTGGGTACAGCCTCGAGGAGCAAAAAATTCTGGATTG GCAACCCCGTGAAAACCCTTTCCAGAATCTGAAGGTACTCTTGGTATCAGACCAACAGCAGAACTTCCTGGAGCTCTGGTCTGAGATCCTCATGACTGGGGGGGCAGCCTCTGTGAAGCAGCACCATTCAAGTGCCCATAACAAAG ATATTGCTTTAGGGGTATTTGATGTGGTGGTGACGGACCCCTCGTGCCCAGCCTCGGTGCTGAAGTGTGCTGAAGCATTGCAGCTGCCTGTGGTGTCACAAGAGTGGGTGATCCAGTGCCTCATTGTTGGGCAAAGAATTGGATTCAAGCAGCATCCAAAATATAAACACGATTATGTTTCTCACTAA